In Salmo salar chromosome ssa03, Ssal_v3.1, whole genome shotgun sequence, a single genomic region encodes these proteins:
- the fbf1 gene encoding fas-binding factor 1 isoform X9 produces MFTNNSLVNRECTLKMLQQRNLRVNTRIKAYGLAKQKKGQKSSIDDMLGDLLGDDDFPVKAKAPAREAGRLGPPLPSRSGKRSLLGDDDFFSKLAEEAENDEGSDVSEADPTALLESLKDIDDMDADLFGSKKKPSSAPAQSKGSGIGGPMKNPPKSGNKLKGGGGISDEPDIEEKKPSSAPASTARGYKRFSFTDDDILAPTTDTKDFDEPLADLLDDLPIEDKNEPEITKKAPPEKSVLPPDSPIIKKKETASPAPVPKKRDELTFDDDEDDLMDALGFGESPKESPKKNETVLIPKNESSSELPQRARTRLDEILGRGTSPRLLERPPTGERKDPPQQQEKQQHHQETPTTKDPFLEEDLTFGSYQPTLVTTPEGRHSRRQSVRFSTEDNSASSPEKKPKPITPTTLTPTFPRPAADWLGLSQDDEEEEKEEPPPVPELLKTPSSSVGSKPSLSGNRIPQPSTETPNTSFKSPKPVGPSAEVSASQKDEDDWLSGALSRKKTQSSTRSEEKRTTQEDFLGFGDEVDLESFLSKCGSSPASRRKDASTPDKEPGSGLCSFSSRDSPLPREPSHRQPSPTAHSTPVREDQFRPAVSARVGFYPDQTPDPSPLPTSATISLPLPQQYHPPALQDHREPGWPSQAELPPNYPAQPWQSMSGPMPHAMMPPSMRLPQQSQMQNTAPVVQSQVSLSANSLQQLLLQQQQLESQLLGLGGAVDVAGLQRQKRETEKQNGDLALQARIIKLEGQVRSLQLELDQNQMLLESVQQRHKQDTELMENTHRARVKLLDDSAAQREARARQECEDLAERLATVTRIAEQERMELQAQHQRRLAQTQQDRDREVERLRDLQRKSILEMKKDHEDQVQRLKRLKDEEIDAVTSATSQTRSLTVVIEQMEHFSHKLGDLSSRVESTHENTTQGLEQGARQRDEQLRVMQDRLGQQQRAMAEERTRLKEVIAKMDTQLAEQQRQLEKVRSHSEERWRVNAEQAKADSSQRGLDEERRSLTQHISMEREELERAKSALLVEQQQVMQRCAEERRKLAAEWTQFHTQEKQRQDRAEREASRALERDAHREGSIINMAQEQVDLKLRAGELKQHEAAVAREREALERQREELDREKERLSSTGLQLKTRAQEVEAFSKLASEKYNEGEKALQESRQVESEHQTRLRSIHSQMERLRQQEQHLHQERMKTEQHREMRLKHSLPITQSMAPILTDFRPVLAVPQMASTKAFRQPSPLFSSPDSTELQARLALLRHTAEKVLSS; encoded by the exons ATGTTTACCAATAATTCACTGGTAAATAGGGAGTGTACGTTGAAAATGCTACAACAGAGGAACCTGCGGGTAAACACACGGATAAAAGCATATGGATTG GCTAAACAGAAGAAAGGACAGAAGA GTTCAATTGATGATATGTTAGGAGACCTGTTGGGAGATGATG ATTTCCCAGTGAAGGCCAAAGCTCCTGCCCGTGAAGCAGGCAGACTAGGACCTCCTCTACCATCACGCAGTGGAAAACG CTCACTATTGGGCGACGACGACTTCTTCAGCAAACTGGCTGAGGAAGCTGAAAATGATGAG GGCTCTGATGTTTCTGAGGCTGATCCCACAGCCTTACTGGAGAGCTTGAAG GACATAGATGATATGGACGCTGATCTCTTTGGATCAAAGAAAAAGCCCAGTTCAGCCCCAGCTCAGAGTAAAGGCTCCGGCATTGGAGGACCTATGAAAAATCCTCCTAAATCAGGAAACAAGttaaaaggaggaggaggaatctcAGATGAGCCAGACATTGAGGAGAAGAAGCCAAGTTCTGCTCCTGCATCGACAGCACGTGGCTACAAGAGGTTCAGCTTCACTG ATGATGACATTCTTGCCCCAACAACTGACACAAAAG ACTTTGATGAGCCTTTGGCTGACCTGTTAGATGATCTACCCATAGAAGacaaaaatgagccagaaatcaCCAAAAAAGCTCCTCCAGAGAAATCAGTGCTCCCCCCAGACTCCCCTATCATAAAGAAAAAAGAAACAG CCTCACCAGCTCCAGTTCCAAAGAAGCGGGACGAGCTTACGTTTGATGATGACGAGGATGACCTAATGGATGCATTGGGGTTTGGGGAGAGTCCCAAAGAGAGCCCTAAGAAGAATGAGACAGTGCTCATACCAAAGAATGAGAG cagcagtgAGCTCCCTCAAAGAGCACGCACCAGGCTAGATGAGATTCTGGGGCGTGGGACGTCCCCTCGCCTTCTGGAGCGCCCTCcaacaggggagaggaaggacCCTCCGCAGCAGCAGGAAAAGCAGCAGCATCATCAGGAGACCCCCACTACTAAAG ACCCCTTCCTAGAAGAAGACCTGACGTTTGGGTCCTATCAGCCTACACTGGTCACTACACCTGAGGGACGCCACTCACGCAGACAGTCGGTCAG ATTCTCCACTGAGGACAACAGTGCCTCTTCTCCTGAGAAGAAACCCAAACCCATCACCCCCACCACGCTCACCCCTACCTTCCCCCGGCCTGCtgcagactggctgggcctctcgcaggatgatgaggaggaagagaaggaagagccCCCGCCTGTACCAGAACTCTTGAAGACCCCCTCTTCGTCAGTGGGCAGCAAACCCTCCTTGTCTGGCAACCGCATTCCACAGCCATCGACAGAGACTCCAAACACCTCCTTCAAATCCCCCAAACCAGTAGGACCCAGTGCAGAGGTCTCTGCAAGCCAAAAGGACGAAGATGATTGGCTATCAGGGGCATTGAGCAGGAAGAAGACTCAATCATCCACACGGTCAGAGGAAAAGAGGACAACCCAGGAAGACTTTCTGGGGTTTGGAGACGAGGTGGATCTGGAGTCGTTTCTCAG CAAATGTGGTTCTTCACCAGCTTCCAGGAGGAAAGATGCATCCACCCCCGACAAGGAACCAGG GTCAGGATTATGTTCCTTCTCTTCAAGAGATTCTCCTCTGCCCAGGGAGCCCTCCCACAGACAGCCCAGCCCTACTGCTCATTCTACCCCAGTGAGAGAGGACCAGTTCAGGCCTG CTGTGTCTGCTAGAGTAGGCTTCTATCCTGACCAGACCCCAGACCCCTCTCCCCTGCCAACCTCTGCTACCATTAGCTTACCCCTGCCCCAGCAGTACCATCCACCAGCCCTGCAGGATCACAGGGAGCCAGGATGGCCAAGTCAAGCAGAGCTGCCCCCTAACTACCCTGCCCAGCCATGGCAGTCCATGTCTGGCCCCATGCCCCATGCTATGATGCCTCCCTCTATGCGGT TGCCACAGCAAAGCCAGATGCAGAACACTGCACCTGTTGTCCAATCACAG GTGTCTCTTTCAGCCAACAGTTTGCAACAACTCTTACTACAACAGCAGCAG TTGGAGTCCCAGCTGCTGGGGTTAGGGGGAGCTGTGGATGTAGCTGGGctgcagagacagaagagagagactgagaagcagaatggagatcTAGCTTTACAGGCCCGCATCATCAAACTGGAGGGACAG GTGAGATCTCTACAGCTGGAGCTAGACCAGAACCAGATGTTGCTGGAGAGTGTTCAGCAGAGACACAAGCAGGACACTGAGCtcatggagaacacacacag GGCTCGTGTGAAGCTGCTTGATGATTCCGCGGCACAGCGAGAAGCACGGGCACGACAGGAATGCGAGGACCTAGCAGAGCGCCTAGCCACCGTCACACGTATAGCTGAACAGGAGCGTATGGAGCTGCAGGCACAGCACCAGCGCAGACTGGCCCAAACCCAGCAGGACAGAGACCGAGAGGTGGAGCGACTCAGAGACCTACAGAG GAAGTCTATTTTGGAGATGAAGAAAGACCACGAGGATCAGGTCCAGAGGCTGAAGAGATTGAAGGATGAGGAGATTGATGCTGTGACCAGTGCCACATCACAAACCAG GTCCCTGACAGTGGTGATTGAGCAGATGGAGCATTTCTCCCACAAGCTGGGGGACCTTTCGTCTCGGGTGGAGAGCACCCATGAGAACACAACCCAGGGGCTGGAGCAGGGGGCACGGCAGAGAGACGAACAGCTCCGAG TGATGCAGgaccgtctgggccagcagcagaGGGCCATGGCAGAGGAGAGAACAAGGCTTAAAGAAGTCATCGCCAAGATGGACACCCAGCTGGCTGAGCAGCAGAGACAACTAGAGAAGGTCAGGAGTCACTCAGAG GAGCGCTGGAGAGTGAATGCAGAGCAGGCTAAGGCTGACTCATCTCAGAGAGGCCTGGACGAGGAGAGACGCTCTTTAACTCAGCACAtcagcatggagagagaggagctggagaggGCAAAA AGTGCCCTGTTGGTGGAGCAGCAGCAGGTAATGCAGCGCTgtgcggaggagaggaggaagctgGCGGCTGAGTGGACCCAGTTCCACACCCAGGAGAAGCAAAGGCAGGACCGGGCAGAGCGGGAGGCCAGCCGGGCGCTGGAGAGGGACGCCCACAGAGAGGGCTCCATCATCAACATGGCACAG GAACAGGTAGACCTGAAGCTGCGTGCTGGGGAGCTAAAGCAGCATGAGGCGGCTGTAGCGCGGGAGAGGGAGGctctggagagacagagggaggaactgGACAGGGAAAAGGAGAGGCTAAGTAGTACAGGCCTGCAGCTGAAGACACGTGCCCAGGAGGTAGAGGCCTTCAGCAAG CTGGCATCAGAAAAATATAATGAGGGGGAGAAGGCCCTGCAGGAGTCCAGACAGGTGGAGTCTGAGCACCAGACCAGGCTGAGGAGCATCCACTcccagatggagagactgagacagcaggagcagcacCTCCATCAG GAGAGAATGAAGACTGAGCAGCATAGAGAAATGAGACTCAAGCACAGCCTTCCAATCACTCAATCTATGGCACCTATATTAACAG ACTTCAGACCAGTGTTGGCAGTACCTCAGATGGCTTCCACCAAGGCTTTTCGCCAGCCCTCACCCCTGTTCTCTAGTCCGGATTCTACAGAGCTCCAGGCCAGATTGGCCCTGCTCAGGCACACAGCAGAGAAG GTTTTATCTTCTTAG
- the fbf1 gene encoding fas-binding factor 1 isoform X7 produces MFTNNSLVNRECTLKMLQQRNLRVNTRIKAYGLAKQKKGQKSSIDDMLGDLLGDDDFPVKAKAPAREAGRLGPPLPSRSGKRSLLGDDDFFSKLAEEAENDEGSDVSEADPTALLESLKDIDDMDADLFGSKKKPSSAPAQSKGSGIGGPMKNPPKSGNKLKGGGGISDEPDIEEKKPSSAPASTARGYKRFSFTDDDILAPTTDTKEDKNEPEITKKAPPEKSVLPPDSPIIKKKETASPAPVPKKRDELTFDDDEDDLMDALGFGESPKESPKKNETVLIPKNESSSELPQRARTRLDEILGRGTSPRLLERPPTGERKDPPQQQEKQQHHQETPTTKDPFLEEDLTFGSYQPTLVTTPEGRHSRRQSVRFSTEDNSASSPEKKPKPITPTTLTPTFPRPAADWLGLSQDDEEEEKEEPPPVPELLKTPSSSVGSKPSLSGNRIPQPSTETPNTSFKSPKPVGPSAEVSASQKDEDDWLSGALSRKKTQSSTRSEEKRTTQEDFLGFGDEVDLESFLSKCGSSPASRRKDASTPDKEPGSGLCSFSSRDSPLPREPSHRQPSPTAHSTPVREDQFRPAVSARVGFYPDQTPDPSPLPTSATISLPLPQQYHPPALQDHREPGWPSQAELPPNYPAQPWQSMSGPMPHAMMPPSMRLPQQSQMQNTAPVVQSQVSLSANSLQQLLLQQQQLESQLLGLGGAVDVAGLQRQKRETEKQNGDLALQARIIKLEGQVRSLQLELDQNQMLLESVQQRHKQDTELMENTHRARVKLLDDSAAQREARARQECEDLAERLATVTRIAEQERMELQAQHQRRLAQTQQDRDREVERLRDLQRKSILEMKKDHEDQVQRLKRLKDEEIDAVTSATSQTRSLTVVIEQMEHFSHKLGDLSSRVESTHENTTQGLEQGARQRDEQLRVMQDRLGQQQRAMAEERTRLKEVIAKMDTQLAEQQRQLEKVRSHSEERWRVNAEQAKADSSQRGLDEERRSLTQHISMEREELERAKSALLVEQQQVMQRCAEERRKLAAEWTQFHTQEKQRQDRAEREASRALERDAHREGSIINMAQEQVDLKLRAGELKQHEAAVAREREALERQREELDREKERLSSTGLQLKTRAQEVEAFSKLASEKYNEGEKALQESRQVESEHQTRLRSIHSQMERLRQQEQHLHQERMKTEQHREMRLKHSLPITQSMAPILTDFRPVLAVPQMASTKAFRQPSPLFSSPDSTELQARLALLRHTAEKDRDFLQDEQFFLDTLKKAPYNSAFHTD; encoded by the exons ATGTTTACCAATAATTCACTGGTAAATAGGGAGTGTACGTTGAAAATGCTACAACAGAGGAACCTGCGGGTAAACACACGGATAAAAGCATATGGATTG GCTAAACAGAAGAAAGGACAGAAGA GTTCAATTGATGATATGTTAGGAGACCTGTTGGGAGATGATG ATTTCCCAGTGAAGGCCAAAGCTCCTGCCCGTGAAGCAGGCAGACTAGGACCTCCTCTACCATCACGCAGTGGAAAACG CTCACTATTGGGCGACGACGACTTCTTCAGCAAACTGGCTGAGGAAGCTGAAAATGATGAG GGCTCTGATGTTTCTGAGGCTGATCCCACAGCCTTACTGGAGAGCTTGAAG GACATAGATGATATGGACGCTGATCTCTTTGGATCAAAGAAAAAGCCCAGTTCAGCCCCAGCTCAGAGTAAAGGCTCCGGCATTGGAGGACCTATGAAAAATCCTCCTAAATCAGGAAACAAGttaaaaggaggaggaggaatctcAGATGAGCCAGACATTGAGGAGAAGAAGCCAAGTTCTGCTCCTGCATCGACAGCACGTGGCTACAAGAGGTTCAGCTTCACTG ATGATGACATTCTTGCCCCAACAACTGACACAAAAG AAGacaaaaatgagccagaaatcaCCAAAAAAGCTCCTCCAGAGAAATCAGTGCTCCCCCCAGACTCCCCTATCATAAAGAAAAAAGAAACAG CCTCACCAGCTCCAGTTCCAAAGAAGCGGGACGAGCTTACGTTTGATGATGACGAGGATGACCTAATGGATGCATTGGGGTTTGGGGAGAGTCCCAAAGAGAGCCCTAAGAAGAATGAGACAGTGCTCATACCAAAGAATGAGAG cagcagtgAGCTCCCTCAAAGAGCACGCACCAGGCTAGATGAGATTCTGGGGCGTGGGACGTCCCCTCGCCTTCTGGAGCGCCCTCcaacaggggagaggaaggacCCTCCGCAGCAGCAGGAAAAGCAGCAGCATCATCAGGAGACCCCCACTACTAAAG ACCCCTTCCTAGAAGAAGACCTGACGTTTGGGTCCTATCAGCCTACACTGGTCACTACACCTGAGGGACGCCACTCACGCAGACAGTCGGTCAG ATTCTCCACTGAGGACAACAGTGCCTCTTCTCCTGAGAAGAAACCCAAACCCATCACCCCCACCACGCTCACCCCTACCTTCCCCCGGCCTGCtgcagactggctgggcctctcgcaggatgatgaggaggaagagaaggaagagccCCCGCCTGTACCAGAACTCTTGAAGACCCCCTCTTCGTCAGTGGGCAGCAAACCCTCCTTGTCTGGCAACCGCATTCCACAGCCATCGACAGAGACTCCAAACACCTCCTTCAAATCCCCCAAACCAGTAGGACCCAGTGCAGAGGTCTCTGCAAGCCAAAAGGACGAAGATGATTGGCTATCAGGGGCATTGAGCAGGAAGAAGACTCAATCATCCACACGGTCAGAGGAAAAGAGGACAACCCAGGAAGACTTTCTGGGGTTTGGAGACGAGGTGGATCTGGAGTCGTTTCTCAG CAAATGTGGTTCTTCACCAGCTTCCAGGAGGAAAGATGCATCCACCCCCGACAAGGAACCAGG GTCAGGATTATGTTCCTTCTCTTCAAGAGATTCTCCTCTGCCCAGGGAGCCCTCCCACAGACAGCCCAGCCCTACTGCTCATTCTACCCCAGTGAGAGAGGACCAGTTCAGGCCTG CTGTGTCTGCTAGAGTAGGCTTCTATCCTGACCAGACCCCAGACCCCTCTCCCCTGCCAACCTCTGCTACCATTAGCTTACCCCTGCCCCAGCAGTACCATCCACCAGCCCTGCAGGATCACAGGGAGCCAGGATGGCCAAGTCAAGCAGAGCTGCCCCCTAACTACCCTGCCCAGCCATGGCAGTCCATGTCTGGCCCCATGCCCCATGCTATGATGCCTCCCTCTATGCGGT TGCCACAGCAAAGCCAGATGCAGAACACTGCACCTGTTGTCCAATCACAG GTGTCTCTTTCAGCCAACAGTTTGCAACAACTCTTACTACAACAGCAGCAG TTGGAGTCCCAGCTGCTGGGGTTAGGGGGAGCTGTGGATGTAGCTGGGctgcagagacagaagagagagactgagaagcagaatggagatcTAGCTTTACAGGCCCGCATCATCAAACTGGAGGGACAG GTGAGATCTCTACAGCTGGAGCTAGACCAGAACCAGATGTTGCTGGAGAGTGTTCAGCAGAGACACAAGCAGGACACTGAGCtcatggagaacacacacag GGCTCGTGTGAAGCTGCTTGATGATTCCGCGGCACAGCGAGAAGCACGGGCACGACAGGAATGCGAGGACCTAGCAGAGCGCCTAGCCACCGTCACACGTATAGCTGAACAGGAGCGTATGGAGCTGCAGGCACAGCACCAGCGCAGACTGGCCCAAACCCAGCAGGACAGAGACCGAGAGGTGGAGCGACTCAGAGACCTACAGAG GAAGTCTATTTTGGAGATGAAGAAAGACCACGAGGATCAGGTCCAGAGGCTGAAGAGATTGAAGGATGAGGAGATTGATGCTGTGACCAGTGCCACATCACAAACCAG GTCCCTGACAGTGGTGATTGAGCAGATGGAGCATTTCTCCCACAAGCTGGGGGACCTTTCGTCTCGGGTGGAGAGCACCCATGAGAACACAACCCAGGGGCTGGAGCAGGGGGCACGGCAGAGAGACGAACAGCTCCGAG TGATGCAGgaccgtctgggccagcagcagaGGGCCATGGCAGAGGAGAGAACAAGGCTTAAAGAAGTCATCGCCAAGATGGACACCCAGCTGGCTGAGCAGCAGAGACAACTAGAGAAGGTCAGGAGTCACTCAGAG GAGCGCTGGAGAGTGAATGCAGAGCAGGCTAAGGCTGACTCATCTCAGAGAGGCCTGGACGAGGAGAGACGCTCTTTAACTCAGCACAtcagcatggagagagaggagctggagaggGCAAAA AGTGCCCTGTTGGTGGAGCAGCAGCAGGTAATGCAGCGCTgtgcggaggagaggaggaagctgGCGGCTGAGTGGACCCAGTTCCACACCCAGGAGAAGCAAAGGCAGGACCGGGCAGAGCGGGAGGCCAGCCGGGCGCTGGAGAGGGACGCCCACAGAGAGGGCTCCATCATCAACATGGCACAG GAACAGGTAGACCTGAAGCTGCGTGCTGGGGAGCTAAAGCAGCATGAGGCGGCTGTAGCGCGGGAGAGGGAGGctctggagagacagagggaggaactgGACAGGGAAAAGGAGAGGCTAAGTAGTACAGGCCTGCAGCTGAAGACACGTGCCCAGGAGGTAGAGGCCTTCAGCAAG CTGGCATCAGAAAAATATAATGAGGGGGAGAAGGCCCTGCAGGAGTCCAGACAGGTGGAGTCTGAGCACCAGACCAGGCTGAGGAGCATCCACTcccagatggagagactgagacagcaggagcagcacCTCCATCAG GAGAGAATGAAGACTGAGCAGCATAGAGAAATGAGACTCAAGCACAGCCTTCCAATCACTCAATCTATGGCACCTATATTAACAG ACTTCAGACCAGTGTTGGCAGTACCTCAGATGGCTTCCACCAAGGCTTTTCGCCAGCCCTCACCCCTGTTCTCTAGTCCGGATTCTACAGAGCTCCAGGCCAGATTGGCCCTGCTCAGGCACACAGCAGAGAAG GATCGTGACTTCCTGCAGGACGAGCAGTTCTTCCTGGACACACTCAAGAAAGCACCTTACAATTCAGCCTTTCACACTGATTAA